The following are encoded in a window of Saccharothrix longispora genomic DNA:
- the glmM gene encoding phosphoglucosamine mutase encodes MPRLFGTDGVRGLANADLTPELALALAASAARVLAEHDRSHRPVAVVGRDPRASGEMLEAAVVAGLTSAGADVLRAGVLPTPAVAYLVSALGADVGVMISASHNPMPDNGIKLFAAGGHKLPDAVEDEIEQKMGERPYRPTGAGIGRVRDIEDAEGQYVQHLVKVTPHRLDGLKVVVDCAHGAASVAAPDAYRRAGAEVVEMHCAPNGLNINDGVGSNHVALLRAAVVEHGADLGIAHDGDADRCVAVDADGNDLDGDQVMAVLALGMKESGELTDDTLVATVMSNLGLHIAMREHGIALRTTAVGDRYVLEELRAGGFALGGEQSGHVILPAHATTGDGLLTALRLMARMAETGKPLAELASVMHRLPQVLLNVVVADKAAVATDAAVKEAVAAVEAELGDTGRVLLRPSGTEQLVRVMVEAATHELAESAAQRLAGVVSSVH; translated from the coding sequence ATGCCCCGCCTGTTCGGTACCGACGGCGTACGCGGTCTCGCCAACGCGGACCTGACCCCCGAGCTGGCGCTGGCGCTGGCCGCTTCCGCGGCGCGCGTGCTGGCCGAGCACGACCGGTCGCACCGCCCGGTCGCCGTGGTCGGCCGGGACCCGCGCGCCAGCGGCGAGATGCTGGAGGCGGCCGTGGTGGCGGGTCTCACGTCGGCGGGCGCGGACGTGCTGCGCGCGGGCGTGCTGCCCACGCCGGCCGTGGCCTACCTGGTGTCCGCGCTGGGCGCCGACGTCGGCGTGATGATCTCCGCGTCGCACAACCCGATGCCCGACAACGGCATCAAGCTCTTCGCCGCGGGCGGGCACAAGCTGCCCGACGCGGTCGAGGACGAGATCGAGCAGAAGATGGGCGAGCGCCCGTACCGCCCGACCGGCGCCGGCATCGGCCGGGTCCGCGACATCGAGGACGCCGAGGGCCAGTACGTGCAGCACCTGGTCAAGGTGACGCCGCACCGACTGGACGGCCTGAAGGTCGTCGTGGACTGCGCGCACGGCGCCGCGTCCGTCGCCGCGCCGGACGCCTACCGCCGCGCGGGCGCCGAGGTCGTGGAGATGCACTGCGCGCCGAACGGCCTGAACATCAACGACGGCGTCGGGTCGAACCACGTTGCGCTGCTGCGCGCCGCCGTCGTGGAGCACGGCGCGGACCTGGGCATCGCGCACGACGGCGACGCGGACCGCTGCGTGGCGGTCGACGCCGACGGCAACGACCTGGACGGCGACCAGGTGATGGCCGTGCTGGCGCTGGGCATGAAGGAATCCGGTGAGCTGACCGACGACACGCTGGTCGCCACCGTCATGAGCAACCTGGGCCTGCACATCGCGATGCGCGAGCACGGCATCGCCCTGAGGACCACGGCCGTGGGCGACCGGTACGTGCTGGAGGAGCTGCGCGCGGGCGGGTTCGCGCTCGGCGGCGAGCAGTCCGGGCACGTCATCCTGCCCGCGCACGCCACCACCGGCGACGGCCTGTTGACCGCGCTGCGCCTGATGGCCCGCATGGCCGAGACGGGCAAGCCGCTGGCCGAGTTGGCGTCGGTGATGCACCGGCTGCCGCAGGTGCTGCTGAACGTCGTCGTGGCCGACAAGGCCGCGGTGGCGACGGACGCCGCCGTGAAGGAGGCCGTGGCCGCCGTGGAGGCCGAGCTGGGCGACACCGGCCGGGTGCTGCTGCGCCCGTCGGGCACCGAGCAGCTGGTCCGGGTGATGGTGGAGGCGGCGACGCACGAGCTGGCCGAGTCCGCCGCGCAGCGCCTCGCCGGTGTGGTTTCCTCGGTGCACTGA
- the rpsI gene encoding 30S ribosomal protein S9 — MTEPQQTEDTDVTTPEAELDAVETDADETAPEAVEGTEADATEAGDAEATDAVDADADVVEAEGDADAEGADDTDAEAATVVRHTLNAGAHHLAQTVGRRKQAIVRVRLLPGTGKFTLNGKSMDDYFPNKVHQQLIREPLVTTEKPETFDVIATLRGGGTTGQAGALRLAIARALIAVDSEDRPVLKKAGFLTRDPRVKERKKYGLKKARKAPQYSKR; from the coding sequence GTGACCGAGCCGCAGCAGACCGAGGACACCGACGTGACGACCCCTGAGGCCGAGCTCGACGCCGTCGAGACCGACGCCGACGAGACCGCCCCCGAGGCTGTCGAGGGCACCGAGGCCGACGCCACGGAGGCCGGCGACGCCGAGGCCACCGACGCCGTCGACGCCGACGCCGACGTCGTCGAGGCGGAGGGTGACGCCGACGCCGAGGGCGCCGACGACACCGACGCCGAGGCCGCGACCGTCGTGCGCCACACCCTGAACGCGGGTGCGCACCACCTCGCGCAGACCGTCGGCCGCCGCAAGCAGGCGATCGTCCGCGTGCGGCTCCTCCCCGGCACCGGCAAGTTCACCCTGAACGGGAAGTCGATGGACGACTACTTCCCGAACAAGGTGCACCAGCAGCTCATCCGCGAGCCCCTGGTGACGACGGAGAAGCCGGAGACGTTCGACGTCATCGCGACCCTGCGCGGCGGCGGCACCACCGGCCAGGCCGGTGCGCTGCGCCTCGCGATCGCGCGTGCGCTGATCGCCGTCGACTCCGAGGACCGCCCGGTGCTGAAGAAGGCCGGCTTCCTCACCCGTGACCCGCGGGTCAAGGAGCGGAAGAAGTACGGTCTGAAGAAGGCCCGCAAGGCGCCTCAGTACAGCAAGCGCTGA
- the rplM gene encoding 50S ribosomal protein L13, translated as MRTYSPKPGEVTRAWHVIDAQDLVLGRLATQAATLLRGKHKPTYAPHVDTGDFVIVINADKVALTGKKRDQEFVYRHSGFPGGLRQRSFGEVLDTRADRLVEKAIKGMLPKNRLGRAMAGKLKVYTGPNHPHAAQQPQPYEIKKVGQ; from the coding sequence GTGCGCACGTACAGCCCGAAGCCCGGCGAGGTGACCCGAGCCTGGCACGTGATCGACGCCCAGGACCTGGTGCTCGGTCGGCTCGCCACCCAGGCCGCGACGCTGCTGCGCGGCAAGCACAAGCCGACTTACGCCCCCCACGTTGACACCGGTGACTTCGTCATCGTCATCAACGCGGACAAGGTGGCGTTGACCGGCAAGAAGCGTGATCAGGAGTTCGTGTACCGGCACTCCGGCTTCCCGGGCGGCCTGCGCCAGCGCTCGTTCGGCGAGGTGCTCGACACCCGCGCCGACCGGCTGGTCGAGAAGGCGATCAAGGGCATGCTGCCCAAGAACCGCCTCGGCCGCGCGATGGCCGGCAAGCTCAAGGTCTACACGGGCCCGAACCACCCGCACGCTGCGCAGCAGCCGCAGCCGTACGAGATCAAGAAGGTCGGCCAGTGA
- a CDS encoding WXG100 family type VII secretion target yields the protein MNDEIKVDFGALSTAAGDIQGQASQVQQQLDELKDRINPVIAQWQGASSDAYNVAQNKWNESAAGLQQVLAAIGTAVASANDAYNAAERKNEGRWG from the coding sequence ATGAACGACGAGATCAAGGTTGACTTCGGCGCGCTGTCCACGGCCGCCGGCGACATCCAGGGCCAGGCCAGCCAGGTGCAGCAGCAGCTCGACGAGCTGAAGGACCGCATCAACCCGGTCATCGCCCAGTGGCAGGGTGCGTCGTCCGACGCGTACAACGTCGCGCAGAACAAGTGGAACGAGTCGGCCGCCGGCCTCCAGCAGGTGCTCGCCGCCATCGGTACCGCCGTCGCCTCCGCGAACGACGCGTACAACGCGGCGGAGCGGAAGAACGAGGGCCGCTGGGGCTGA
- a CDS encoding WXG100 family type VII secretion target — protein sequence MSGYATGVPELQNAATDIMNVNDQTQATLNQLRNTIDAVSGAWRGSAADAFKNLMDRFNTDAAKLQEALVSIAEQISGATQTYVQQEEEQAAEMSNIMGRLGG from the coding sequence ATGAGCGGTTACGCAACCGGTGTTCCGGAGCTCCAGAACGCGGCTACCGACATCATGAACGTGAACGACCAGACCCAGGCCACGCTGAACCAGCTCCGCAACACGATCGACGCCGTGAGCGGTGCGTGGCGGGGTAGCGCGGCCGACGCGTTCAAGAACCTGATGGACCGCTTCAACACCGACGCCGCGAAGCTCCAGGAGGCGCTCGTCTCCATCGCCGAGCAGATCAGCGGCGCGACGCAGACCTACGTGCAGCAGGAAGAGGAGCAGGCCGCGGAGATGTCGAACATCATGGGTCGCCTCGGCGGCTGA
- a CDS encoding type VII secretion-associated protein: MTLHVAVDFGTSSTCVAMSLNGREPQVVVVDGQPIVPSAVFAAADGTLFVGQEAERQAAVDPARYEPHPKRRVDEGELLLGTSVLPVVDVVRAVLARAVDEARRVAGGAPVDLLVLTHPADWGAIRTRVLLRAGRGLGRDVRLVPEPVAAAVFHSASHAVRDGAALAVLDLGGGTADASVVVRRGGAFQVLATKGDPGFGGADVDQALLEHIGSLVAPGDPEAWRQLVEGRELIDRRRRRVLRQDVRGAKETLSRHAYTDVPMPPPFPDAHVTRTDLERLVTTPLTRAAALVVTAVRDAGLEPRGLAGVFLVGGSSRIPLVARLVLEQSGVVPTSIDQPETVVARGALRAVRVDPLRTGAIPPPGQGDVTQKIIGDRTRKITRKITAPSPPAGFPRPVHFGPPPLPPPPPPRRGRNRLPLVVLGAVVVLAAVGGSVAYALSRDGDGGTAQPTSTTTTTTTSSAATSSSAGKTIAQYDYSFTAPVGWQQTGGQVETRKVLLKPDSADLDLDVIAVQEQKLAYDATADRARAETELRTLYDQGANLSGFDASAGFAGKDVVYYREAAGAATIEWYVLFEGSVQVSVGCQYPEDGRDRVRPACEQVVRTLTVTG, from the coding sequence ATGACCTTGCACGTGGCGGTGGACTTCGGCACGTCCAGCACCTGCGTCGCCATGTCGCTGAACGGCCGGGAACCGCAGGTCGTGGTCGTCGACGGTCAGCCGATCGTGCCCTCCGCCGTGTTCGCCGCGGCCGACGGGACGCTGTTCGTCGGGCAGGAGGCGGAGCGGCAGGCGGCCGTGGACCCGGCTCGCTACGAGCCCCACCCGAAGCGCCGGGTCGACGAGGGTGAACTGCTGCTCGGCACGTCCGTGCTGCCGGTCGTGGACGTGGTGCGCGCCGTGCTGGCGCGGGCCGTGGACGAGGCGCGGCGGGTCGCGGGCGGCGCGCCGGTCGACCTGCTCGTGCTCACCCACCCCGCCGACTGGGGCGCCATCCGCACCCGCGTGCTGCTCCGGGCCGGGCGCGGGTTGGGCCGGGACGTCCGGCTGGTGCCGGAGCCCGTCGCGGCGGCCGTGTTCCACTCCGCGTCGCACGCCGTCCGGGACGGCGCGGCGCTGGCCGTGCTCGACCTCGGCGGCGGCACGGCGGACGCGAGCGTGGTGGTCCGCCGGGGCGGGGCGTTCCAGGTCCTCGCGACCAAGGGCGATCCCGGCTTCGGCGGCGCGGACGTCGACCAGGCGCTGCTGGAGCACATCGGCTCGCTCGTCGCGCCCGGCGACCCGGAGGCGTGGCGGCAGCTCGTCGAGGGCCGCGAGCTGATCGACCGCCGGCGTCGGCGGGTGCTGCGGCAGGACGTGCGGGGCGCGAAGGAGACGCTGTCCCGGCACGCCTACACCGACGTGCCGATGCCGCCGCCGTTCCCCGACGCGCACGTCACCCGCACCGACCTCGAACGCCTGGTCACCACCCCGCTCACCCGGGCCGCCGCGCTGGTGGTCACGGCCGTGCGCGACGCCGGCCTGGAACCGCGCGGGCTCGCGGGCGTGTTCCTCGTGGGCGGGTCGAGCCGCATCCCGCTGGTGGCCCGGCTCGTGCTGGAGCAGTCCGGGGTGGTGCCCACGAGCATCGACCAGCCGGAGACGGTGGTCGCGCGCGGCGCGCTGCGGGCCGTGCGGGTGGACCCGCTGCGCACCGGGGCGATCCCGCCGCCGGGCCAGGGCGACGTGACGCAGAAGATCATCGGCGACCGGACCCGCAAGATCACCCGGAAGATCACCGCGCCGTCGCCGCCGGCCGGCTTCCCCCGGCCCGTCCACTTCGGACCGCCGCCGCTCCCGCCGCCGCCGCCACCCCGGCGCGGGCGGAACCGCCTGCCGCTGGTCGTGCTCGGCGCCGTGGTCGTGCTCGCGGCCGTCGGCGGGTCCGTGGCGTACGCGCTGAGCCGGGACGGCGACGGCGGCACCGCGCAGCCGACGAGCACCACCACCACCACGACGACGTCCTCCGCCGCGACGTCCTCCTCGGCGGGCAAGACGATCGCCCAGTACGACTACAGCTTCACCGCGCCGGTCGGCTGGCAGCAGACCGGCGGCCAGGTCGAGACCCGCAAGGTGCTGCTCAAGCCCGACTCGGCGGACCTCGACCTGGACGTCATCGCGGTGCAGGAGCAGAAGCTGGCCTACGACGCCACCGCCGACCGCGCCCGCGCCGAGACCGAGCTGCGCACGCTGTACGACCAGGGCGCGAACCTGTCCGGTTTCGACGCTTCAGCCGGTTTCGCGGGCAAGGATGTCGTCTACTACCGGGAAGCGGCGGGCGCGGCGACCATCGAGTGGTACGTGCTGTTCGAGGGCTCGGTCCAGGTCAGCGTCGGGTGCCAGTACCCGGAGGACGGGCGCGACCGGGTCCGACCCGCGTGCGAGCAGGTCGTGCGCACGCTCACCGTGACCGGTTAG
- a CDS encoding AfsR/SARP family transcriptional regulator, producing the protein MIRFNVLGPLEAWYGAEPVAVPAGRARVLLATLLLRAGRPVTAEELVDRLWDGGAPNPDRARATLQMVVRRLRQALGPANVVRTTTGGYLADLPPDALDLHRFRALAERGSFAEALRLWRGRPLSDVPSEVLHRDDVEPLLEEHLAVLERRVDVDLAAGRTDGLVPELRALTREHPLRERFRGQLMLVLAGSGRQAEALAEYAAARAVLADELGVEPGPALRALHADLLAGDGPSGRSRDHLPRDLPDFTGRAEELAEVARVADRGLVCVVDGMAGVGKTAFAVHAAHLLADRYPDGRFCIDLHGYTDGRAPREPADALAVLLYCLGVPRERVPVDLDERIALWRAETATLRAVVVLDNAFDAAQVRELLPTSTDCLVIITSRRRLVGLDGGQALSLPVLPRAVAADLFRRLADRAAIDDAALSDLVDMCDRLPLAIRLAAARLNHRTSWTAEHLADRMRDERSRLRELAVDDRDVASAFAVSYRTLDDVRRRVFRALGRHVGEDVDRYSGAALADLPVPVVDEALGALVEANLVEEPHPGRFRLHDLVRQFAQQTARSAAEAGDDAVPRLLDYYLAAVHAGDQALYPNRPRLAVRTPPATVELPAFTQVAEAVDWFESERENIAAAVRHAARAGFDEHAWQLPYLLWGFYYHGGHVADWIETHRIALDVTTRLGDDRVRARVLSGLAGGHWACGQNEEALDLYLEAHALMEAGGEFEPASVLLGNICAALDHLGRVEEGLEHAERGMRLQRELGYTRQLASTMRNAASAMNRLGRGEEAVELYAEAVEVSRRAGNLHQAATVLIEAARALSALARHDEALDAAVEGLRELECQADATATAEAACVVGNVHLRAGRLDEAMEYFHRTLGTLDQATIPWEHAAALTGIAEGLDRRGDRSAAVAHLRRAIDLYDRLGGDRADELRARLRRWDEPG; encoded by the coding sequence GTGATCAGGTTCAACGTGCTCGGACCGCTGGAGGCGTGGTACGGGGCCGAGCCCGTGGCGGTTCCCGCGGGCCGCGCCCGCGTGCTGCTCGCCACCCTGCTCCTGCGCGCCGGCCGACCGGTGACGGCGGAGGAGCTCGTCGACCGCCTGTGGGACGGCGGCGCACCCAACCCGGACCGCGCGAGGGCCACCCTCCAGATGGTCGTCCGGCGGCTTCGCCAGGCCTTGGGCCCGGCGAACGTGGTGCGCACGACCACCGGCGGCTACCTCGCCGACCTCCCGCCCGACGCCCTGGACCTGCACCGCTTCCGCGCCCTGGCCGAGCGGGGGAGCTTCGCCGAGGCGCTGCGGCTGTGGCGCGGCAGACCGCTGTCGGACGTGCCGTCGGAGGTCCTGCACCGCGACGACGTCGAGCCGCTGCTGGAGGAGCACCTGGCGGTGCTGGAGCGGCGCGTCGACGTGGACCTGGCGGCCGGCCGCACCGACGGGCTCGTCCCCGAGCTGCGCGCGCTGACCCGCGAGCACCCGCTGCGCGAGCGGTTCCGCGGCCAGCTGATGCTGGTCCTGGCGGGCTCCGGTCGACAGGCCGAGGCGCTGGCCGAGTACGCGGCCGCACGGGCCGTGCTCGCGGACGAACTGGGCGTCGAACCGGGTCCCGCGCTGAGGGCGCTGCACGCCGACCTGCTCGCCGGGGACGGCCCGTCGGGCAGGTCGCGCGACCACCTGCCGCGCGACCTGCCCGACTTCACCGGTCGGGCGGAGGAGCTGGCGGAGGTCGCGCGGGTCGCCGACCGCGGGCTGGTCTGCGTCGTCGACGGCATGGCGGGCGTCGGCAAGACCGCGTTCGCGGTGCACGCGGCGCACCTGCTCGCCGACCGCTACCCCGACGGCCGGTTCTGCATCGACCTGCACGGCTACACCGACGGGCGGGCGCCGCGCGAACCGGCCGACGCGCTCGCCGTGCTGCTGTACTGCCTCGGCGTGCCGCGCGAACGCGTCCCGGTCGACCTCGACGAGCGGATCGCCCTGTGGCGCGCGGAGACGGCCACCCTGCGCGCCGTCGTGGTGCTCGACAACGCGTTCGACGCGGCCCAGGTCCGCGAGCTGCTGCCGACCTCGACCGACTGCCTGGTGATCATCACCAGCCGCCGCAGGCTGGTCGGGCTCGACGGCGGCCAGGCCCTGTCCTTGCCGGTCCTGCCCCGCGCCGTGGCGGCCGATCTCTTCCGGCGGTTGGCGGACCGCGCGGCGATCGACGACGCCGCCCTCTCCGACCTGGTCGACATGTGCGACCGGCTCCCGCTGGCGATCCGGCTGGCGGCGGCCCGGCTCAACCACCGCACGTCGTGGACCGCCGAGCACCTGGCCGACCGGATGCGCGACGAGCGGTCGCGGCTGCGGGAGCTCGCGGTGGACGACCGGGACGTCGCCTCGGCCTTCGCGGTGTCCTACCGCACCCTCGACGACGTCCGGCGGCGCGTGTTCCGGGCGTTGGGTCGCCACGTCGGCGAGGACGTCGACCGGTACTCAGGCGCGGCGCTCGCCGACCTGCCCGTGCCGGTGGTCGACGAGGCGCTGGGCGCGCTGGTCGAGGCCAACCTGGTGGAGGAGCCGCATCCCGGCCGGTTCCGGCTGCACGACCTCGTCCGCCAGTTCGCCCAGCAGACCGCCCGGAGCGCCGCCGAGGCCGGCGACGACGCGGTGCCGCGCCTGCTCGACTACTACCTGGCGGCGGTGCACGCCGGTGACCAGGCGCTCTACCCGAACCGGCCGCGCCTGGCCGTGCGCACGCCGCCCGCGACGGTGGAGCTGCCCGCGTTCACCCAGGTCGCGGAGGCCGTCGACTGGTTCGAGTCGGAACGCGAGAACATCGCCGCCGCCGTCCGGCACGCCGCCCGCGCCGGGTTCGACGAGCACGCCTGGCAGCTGCCCTACCTGCTGTGGGGCTTCTACTACCACGGCGGCCACGTCGCCGACTGGATCGAGACCCACCGGATCGCCTTGGACGTGACGACCCGGCTGGGCGACGATCGGGTGCGGGCTCGCGTTTTGAGCGGGCTCGCGGGCGGCCACTGGGCGTGCGGGCAGAACGAGGAGGCCCTGGACCTGTACCTGGAGGCGCACGCGCTGATGGAGGCAGGCGGGGAGTTCGAGCCGGCGTCCGTCCTGCTGGGCAACATCTGTGCGGCCCTCGACCACCTCGGCCGCGTCGAGGAAGGGCTGGAGCACGCCGAGCGCGGGATGCGGCTCCAGCGGGAGCTGGGCTACACCCGGCAGCTCGCCTCGACCATGCGGAACGCGGCATCGGCGATGAACCGCCTCGGTCGGGGCGAGGAGGCCGTCGAGCTGTACGCGGAGGCGGTCGAGGTGAGCAGACGGGCGGGCAACCTCCACCAGGCGGCCACCGTGCTCATCGAGGCGGCCCGCGCGTTGAGCGCCCTCGCCCGGCACGACGAGGCGCTCGACGCGGCGGTCGAGGGCCTGCGCGAGCTGGAGTGCCAGGCGGACGCCACCGCCACCGCGGAGGCCGCCTGCGTCGTGGGGAACGTGCACCTGAGGGCGGGGCGGCTCGACGAGGCGATGGAGTACTTCCACCGGACCCTCGGCACGCTCGACCAGGCCACCATCCCCTGGGAGCACGCCGCCGCGCTGACCGGTATCGCGGAGGGCCTCGACCGCCGGGGCGACCGGTCCGCCGCCGTCGCCCACCTGCGCCGCGCGATCGACCTCTACGACCGGTTGGGTGGCGATCGCGCCGACGAGCTCAGGGCCCGCCTGCGGCGCTGGGATGAGCCGGGTTAG
- a CDS encoding AfsR/SARP family transcriptional regulator, translating into MTAEFGVLGPLSVRYSGTPVTVPAGKARVLLASLLLRAGEVVPVDDLVARLWDGGAPDPSRARATLHMTVTRLRQALGAANVVRTAPGGYVAEVAPDALDLHRFRSLVRRGRYAEALALWRGEPLSDVRSDVLHAEDVAPLHEERTAALEHRVEADLAAGAARDLVAELRSLVRLHPLRERLHGQLMLALYRSDRQAEALAAYRAARRVLAAELGVEPGPALRELHERILIANPDLAPAPPARSEPVAVPHLLPARSPHFVGREDELAELSAHARRAAGPGLVVISGTAGVGKTTVAVHWANQVADSFPDGRLYVNLRGFDPTGEPVPTGEAVRGFLDAFEVPPARIPATTEGQLRLYRDAVGDRRLLIVLDNARDVEQVRPLLPGGSRCFVVVTSRDRLAGLCDTEGAHPLTLDMLDDAEARTLLARRLGRDRLEQDEAATDALVGHCAGLPLALAVVAARAAVNPHFPIGLVVEELADEQDRLDFLDAGDPDASVRNVFSWSYRHLGPAAARLFRLLGRHPGVTLSTPAAAALAGVPLPGAVAAIEELTRAHLLFEHGPDRYSTYDLLRWYAAELSAAEDADADEAADRVLNWYLHTGHRAKRWMTSDYVEPGLPVLDGVRPEEFDSFEAATAWFEAEHLNFVLLARAAADRGRCEYVPQMSVVSWNFLNTRSKWAEILSLGRLGVEAARRLGDAHAETVTRINLSSVCGRLGRFDESIAHSTRCVELSEAHGDDRILRKALNNLGMAHSATGRNDLAVDCLLRALEICHRQEGRPGESILLDTLATIHRADGERERALECLERALDLNLGAGDRYSAGINLANLGLIHLELSDPDAAALALDRSLEHSRAVGDRHNEALALTRLGDVRHAAGDTATARRHWRDALVVFRELGAPEMREPGERLLAHGTSVG; encoded by the coding sequence TTGACTGCTGAGTTCGGGGTGCTCGGCCCCCTGTCCGTCCGGTACTCGGGGACCCCGGTGACCGTGCCCGCGGGCAAGGCGCGCGTGCTGCTGGCCTCGCTGCTGCTGCGCGCGGGCGAGGTCGTGCCGGTGGACGACCTCGTGGCCCGGCTGTGGGACGGCGGCGCGCCCGACCCGTCACGGGCACGCGCCACGCTGCACATGACCGTCACCCGGCTGCGCCAGGCGCTCGGCGCGGCGAACGTGGTCCGCACCGCGCCCGGCGGGTACGTCGCCGAGGTCGCCCCCGACGCCCTCGACCTGCACCGCTTCCGGTCGCTCGTGCGGCGGGGCCGGTACGCCGAGGCGTTGGCGCTGTGGCGCGGCGAGCCGCTGTCCGACGTGCGGTCCGACGTGCTGCACGCGGAGGACGTGGCGCCGCTGCACGAGGAGCGCACCGCCGCGCTGGAGCACCGCGTCGAGGCCGACCTCGCCGCCGGCGCCGCCCGGGACCTGGTGGCCGAGCTGCGCTCGCTGGTCCGGCTGCACCCGCTGCGGGAACGCCTGCACGGCCAGTTGATGCTCGCGCTGTACCGGTCTGACCGGCAGGCCGAGGCGCTGGCCGCCTACCGCGCCGCGCGCCGGGTGCTGGCCGCCGAACTGGGCGTCGAACCGGGCCCGGCGCTGCGGGAGCTGCACGAGCGCATCCTGATCGCCAACCCCGACCTGGCGCCCGCGCCGCCAGCCCGGTCGGAGCCGGTCGCCGTGCCCCACCTGCTGCCCGCGCGCAGCCCGCACTTCGTGGGCCGGGAGGACGAACTGGCCGAGCTGTCCGCGCACGCCCGGCGCGCGGCGGGCCCGGGGCTCGTCGTGATCAGCGGCACGGCGGGCGTCGGCAAGACGACGGTGGCCGTGCACTGGGCCAACCAGGTCGCCGACTCCTTCCCCGACGGCCGGCTGTACGTGAACCTGCGCGGCTTCGACCCGACCGGTGAACCGGTGCCGACCGGCGAGGCCGTCCGCGGTTTCCTCGACGCGTTCGAGGTCCCGCCCGCCCGCATCCCGGCCACCACCGAGGGCCAGCTCCGGCTGTACCGGGACGCGGTCGGCGACCGGCGGCTGCTGATCGTGCTGGACAACGCCCGCGACGTCGAGCAGGTGCGCCCGCTGCTGCCCGGCGGTTCGCGCTGCTTCGTCGTCGTCACCAGCCGGGACCGGCTGGCCGGGCTGTGCGACACCGAGGGCGCCCACCCGCTCACCCTCGACATGCTCGACGACGCCGAGGCGCGCACCCTGCTCGCCCGCAGGCTCGGCCGGGACCGCCTGGAGCAGGACGAGGCCGCGACGGACGCCCTGGTCGGGCACTGCGCGGGCCTGCCGCTGGCGCTGGCCGTGGTGGCCGCGCGCGCCGCCGTGAACCCGCACTTCCCGATCGGCCTGGTCGTCGAGGAGCTGGCCGACGAGCAGGACCGGCTCGACTTCCTCGACGCGGGCGACCCGGACGCGAGCGTCCGCAACGTCTTCTCCTGGTCCTACCGGCACCTGGGCCCGGCCGCGGCCCGGCTGTTCCGGCTGCTCGGCAGGCACCCCGGCGTGACGCTGTCCACGCCCGCCGCCGCCGCGCTGGCCGGCGTGCCGCTGCCCGGGGCGGTCGCCGCGATCGAGGAGCTGACCCGCGCGCACCTGCTGTTCGAGCACGGCCCCGACCGGTACTCCACCTACGACCTGCTGCGCTGGTACGCGGCGGAGCTGTCGGCCGCCGAGGACGCCGACGCCGACGAGGCGGCCGACCGCGTCCTCAACTGGTACCTGCACACCGGCCACCGGGCCAAGCGGTGGATGACGTCGGACTACGTCGAACCCGGGCTGCCGGTGCTCGACGGCGTGCGGCCGGAGGAGTTCGACTCGTTCGAGGCCGCCACCGCGTGGTTCGAGGCCGAGCACCTGAACTTCGTGCTGCTGGCGCGCGCCGCCGCCGACCGCGGCCGGTGCGAGTACGTGCCGCAGATGTCGGTCGTCTCGTGGAACTTCCTCAACACCCGGTCGAAGTGGGCCGAGATCCTGTCGCTCGGCCGGCTGGGCGTCGAGGCGGCCCGGCGCCTCGGCGACGCGCACGCGGAAACGGTGACCCGCATCAACCTGAGCAGCGTGTGCGGCAGGCTCGGCCGGTTCGACGAGTCGATCGCGCACTCGACGCGGTGCGTGGAGCTGAGCGAGGCGCACGGCGACGACCGCATCCTGCGCAAGGCCCTCAACAACCTCGGCATGGCGCACAGCGCGACCGGCCGCAACGACCTGGCCGTCGACTGCCTGCTGCGCGCCCTGGAGATCTGCCACCGCCAGGAGGGCAGGCCGGGGGAGAGCATCCTGCTGGACACCCTCGCCACGATCCACCGCGCCGACGGCGAGCGCGAGCGGGCGCTGGAGTGCCTGGAACGCGCGCTGGACCTCAACCTCGGCGCGGGCGACCGCTACTCGGCCGGCATCAACCTCGCCAACCTGGGCCTGATCCACCTGGAACTGTCCGACCCGGACGCCGCGGCGCTCGCGCTGGACCGCTCCCTGGAGCACAGCCGGGCCGTCGGCGACCGCCACAACGAGGCGCTCGCGCTGACCCGCCTGGGCGACGTCCGGCACGCGGCGGGCGACACCGCCACCGCCCGCCGCCACTGGCGCGACGCGCTCGTCGTCTTCCGCGAGCTGGGCGCGCCGGAGATGCGCGAGCCCGGCGAGCGCCTGCTCGCCCACGGCACGTCCGTCGGGTGA